In a genomic window of Streptomyces sp. SJL17-4:
- a CDS encoding helix-turn-helix domain-containing protein, with protein sequence MTAETSQTLDRGLRVLKLLADTDHGLTVTELSNKLGVNRTVVYRLLATLEQHALVRRDLGGRARVGLGVLRLGRQVHPLVREAALPALRSLAEDIGATAHLTLVDGAEALAVAVVEPTWTDYHVAYRAGFRHPLDRGAAGRAILAARQGGLIEPGFTLTHGELEAGASGAAAPLVGVTGVEGSVGVVMLADAVPERVGPRVVDAAREVADALR encoded by the coding sequence GTGACCGCGGAGACCTCCCAGACGCTCGACCGGGGACTCAGAGTCCTCAAACTGCTCGCCGACACCGACCACGGCCTGACCGTCACCGAGTTGTCCAACAAACTCGGTGTCAACCGGACCGTCGTCTACCGTCTGCTCGCCACCCTCGAGCAGCACGCCCTCGTCCGCCGTGACCTCGGCGGGCGCGCCCGCGTCGGCCTCGGCGTGCTCCGGCTCGGCCGCCAGGTCCACCCCCTCGTGCGGGAGGCCGCGCTGCCCGCGCTGCGCTCGCTCGCCGAGGACATCGGGGCGACGGCCCATCTGACGCTGGTCGACGGCGCGGAGGCACTCGCGGTCGCGGTCGTCGAACCGACCTGGACCGACTACCACGTCGCCTACCGGGCCGGCTTCCGTCACCCGCTCGACCGGGGCGCGGCCGGCCGCGCCATCCTCGCCGCCCGCCAGGGCGGCCTGATCGAACCGGGCTTCACACTCACCCACGGCGAGCTGGAGGCGGGCGCGAGCGGTGCGGCCGCGCCGCTCGTCGGCGTGACGGGCGTGGAGGGCAGCGTCGGAGTCGTGATGCTCGCGGACGCGGTGCCGGAGCGGGTCGGGCCGAG